The following coding sequences are from one Lycium ferocissimum isolate CSIRO_LF1 unplaced genomic scaffold, AGI_CSIRO_Lferr_CH_V1 ctg22129, whole genome shotgun sequence window:
- the LOC132043229 gene encoding TMV resistance protein N-like produces the protein MLSREKFRMSILQLSLEVVSHAKGLPLALKVWGSFLRNRDINEWRSAIEDMRINSKSEIHEKLKISYDGLETAEQYIFLDIACILRGEEKDYIMEILESCHLS, from the coding sequence ATGCTTTCGAGGGAGAAGTTCCGGATGAGCATTTTGCAGCTCTCGTTGGAGGTTGTAAGTCATGCTAAAGGCCTTCCTTTAGCCCTGAAAGTGTGGGGTTCTTTCTTACGTAATAGGGACATAAATGAGTGGAGAAGTGCTATAGAGGACATGAGAATTAACTCTAAATCAGAAATCCATGAAAAGCTCAAAATTAGCTATGATGGACTGGAGACCGCAGAACAATATATATTTCTAGATATAGCATGCATCTTACGAGGGGAAGAAAAAGATTACATCATGGAAATTCTTGAAAGCTGTCATTTGAGCTGA